A genomic region of Papaver somniferum cultivar HN1 chromosome 7, ASM357369v1, whole genome shotgun sequence contains the following coding sequences:
- the LOC113293131 gene encoding S-type anion channel SLAH1-like translates to MDDIRKPHNQIELVIDSSIITNTQTAAPCQQELSFINKKHYSSSFSILTRIHAGYFRISLPLCTQALLWKTFGDQPNDQDPQMFHGLLHAFPRAAFVLLWCLALTTLLSLSFLYILKCFYHFKMVKSEYCHHVGVNYLFAPWTSWLLLLQTSPFLAPKTIYFAALWWIFILPVVVLDLKIYGQWFTKGKRFLSAVANPTSQLTVIGNLVGARVAAEMGWKESAICIFSLGMAHYLVLFVTLYQRLGGKDRLPVMLNPVYFLFFATPSMASLAWYSITGTFDAMSKMLFFLSLFLFASLVSRPNLFKKSMKRFNIVWWAYSFPLTMLALASIKYSREVKSSVSHGLMLVLSATPFAVFLGLFVYSALNSSCNF, encoded by the exons ATGGACGATATTAGAAAACCACATAACCAGATTGAGCTAGTAATCGATTCCTCAATCATCACTAATACCCAAACAGCTGCACCTTGTCAGCAAGAACTTTCATTCATTAACAAAAAACACTACTCATCGTCGTTTTCAATCCTAACTAGAATCCATGCCGGTTATTTTAGAATAAGTCTCCCTCTTTGCACTCAAGCCTTACTATGGAAAACATTTGGTGATCAGCCAAATGATCAAGATCCACAGATGTTTCACGGGTTATTACATGCGTTTCCTAGAGCAGCTTTTGTCCTTCTTTGGTGTCTGGCTTTAACCACACTTTTATCTCTATCATTTCTCTACATATTAAAATGTTTTTATCACTTTAAAATGGTGAAATCTGAATACTGTCACCATGTAGGAGTGAACTACTTATTTGCTCCATGGACTTCTTGGCTTCTCTTACTTCAAACTTCACCATTCTTAGCTCCAAAAACTATTTACTTCGCAGCGCTTTGGTGGATATTCATATTGCCAGTTGTAGTGCTTGACTTGAAAATTTATGGACAGTGGTTTACCAAAGGAAAAAGGTTTCTATCAGCAGTGGCAAATCCGACTAGTCAGTTAACAGTTATTGGAAATTTAGTTGGTGCTCGAGTAGCAGCTGAAATGGGATGGAAAGAGAGTGCGATTTGTATTTTTTCATTAGGAATGGCTCATTATCTTGTCTTATTTGTTACGTTATATCAAAGATTAGGTGGAAAGGATCGATTACCCGTTATGTTAAACCCTGTTTACTTCTTGTTCTTCGCGACACCTAGCATGGCAAGTTTAGCTTGGTATTCGATCACTGGAACATTCGATGCCATGTCTAAGAtgcttttctttctctctcttttcctCTTTGCGTCACTG gtttcaaggccTAATTTGTTCAAGAAATCAATGAAAAGGTTCAATATTGTGTGGTGGGCTTATTCATTTCCATTAACAATGCTTGCATTGGCTTCGATTAAATATTCCAGAGAAGTGAAGAGTAGTGTAAGCCATGGTTTGATGCTCGTGCTATCTGCAACACCCTTTGCGGTATTCTTGGGGTTGTTCGTTTATTCGGCACTTAATTCATCATGTAATTTTTAA